Proteins found in one Larimichthys crocea isolate SSNF chromosome I, L_crocea_2.0, whole genome shotgun sequence genomic segment:
- the ubxn1 gene encoding UBX domain-containing protein 1 isoform X2: MVKMAEQTTLESLLEMGFERNRAEKAVAKTGNQGIEQAMDWLMEHENDPDIDEPYVPPVGNVLGGAADGQSTAEQPTLADTAEGDGSNNNSEESENKSMSEEERLEQVKRLEELMRVKQAERREREREEELEREKQRRKQGQELQQIRQKLQDDDMKKLADQRRREKMEDKLARQRVKEKIARDREERAQKFGGGGTPSAAASSQPAQPSPSSPTSHGPPPTKKEYDESRIQVRLLDGSTITTAFKAQEPLAAVRVYVQMNSNTPEGQDISLLSPYPRHEYTELDMEKPLKELGLVPSAVLVVTKK, from the exons ATG gtCAAAATGGCAGAGCAAACAACACTAGAGAGCCTGCTGGAGATGGGCTTTGAGAGAAACAGAGC ggagaaGGCGGTGGCCAAAACAGGAAACCAGGGAATAGAGCAAGCCATGGACTG GTTAATGGAACATGAGAACGACCCAGACATCGACGAGCCCTATGTGCCGCCTGTGGGGAACGTCCTGGGGGGAGCAGCAGACGGCCAGTCCACCGCTGAACAGCCAACACTAGCAGACACTGCTGAAG GAGACGGCAGCAACAATAATAGCGAGGAAAGTGAAAATAAGTcaatgtcagaggaggagagacttGAGCAAGTTAAAag GCTAGAGGAGCTGATGCGGGTGAAGCAGGCGGAgagaagagagcgagagcgGGAGGAAGAGTTGGAGAGGGAAAAGCAGCGGAGGAAACAGGGCCAAGAGCTGCAGCAGATTCGCCAAAAGCTGCAGGATGATGATATGAAAAAACTCGCTGATCAGCGCAGaagagagaagatggaggacAAACTGGCAAG GCAGAGGGTTAAAGAAAAGATCGCAcgggacagagaggagagagcacaAAAG tttggtGGCGGTGGAACGCCGAGTGCAGCTGCATCGTCCCAACCTGCCCAGCCCAGCCCGTCGTCGCCCACCAGTCACGGCCCCCCACCTACTAAGAAGGAGTATGATGAGTCCAGGATACAG GTCCGTCTGCTGGACGGCTCGACCATCACAACAGCCTTCAAGGCTCAGGAGCCGCTGGCGGCGGTGCGTGTCTACGTACAGATGAACAGCAACACGCCTGAGGGTCAGGACATCTCACTGCTGTCACCCTACCCTCGCCACGAATACACCGAACTGGACATGGAGAAGCCCCTCAAAGAGCTGG GTTTGGTGCCTTCAGCTGTGCTGGTTGTTACCAAAAAGTGA
- the ubxn1 gene encoding UBX domain-containing protein 1 isoform X3: MAEQTTLESLLEMGFERNRAEKAVAKTGNQGIEQAMDWLMEHENDPDIDEPYVPPVGNVLGGAADGQSTAEQPTLADTAEEGDGSNNNSEESENKSMSEEERLEQVKRLEELMRVKQAERREREREEELEREKQRRKQGQELQQIRQKLQDDDMKKLADQRRREKMEDKLARQRVKEKIARDREERAQKFGGGGTPSAAASSQPAQPSPSSPTSHGPPPTKKEYDESRIQVRLLDGSTITTAFKAQEPLAAVRVYVQMNSNTPEGQDISLLSPYPRHEYTELDMEKPLKELGLVPSAVLVVTKK; the protein is encoded by the exons ATGGCAGAGCAAACAACACTAGAGAGCCTGCTGGAGATGGGCTTTGAGAGAAACAGAGC ggagaaGGCGGTGGCCAAAACAGGAAACCAGGGAATAGAGCAAGCCATGGACTG GTTAATGGAACATGAGAACGACCCAGACATCGACGAGCCCTATGTGCCGCCTGTGGGGAACGTCCTGGGGGGAGCAGCAGACGGCCAGTCCACCGCTGAACAGCCAACACTAGCAGACACTGCTGAAG AAGGAGACGGCAGCAACAATAATAGCGAGGAAAGTGAAAATAAGTcaatgtcagaggaggagagacttGAGCAAGTTAAAag GCTAGAGGAGCTGATGCGGGTGAAGCAGGCGGAgagaagagagcgagagcgGGAGGAAGAGTTGGAGAGGGAAAAGCAGCGGAGGAAACAGGGCCAAGAGCTGCAGCAGATTCGCCAAAAGCTGCAGGATGATGATATGAAAAAACTCGCTGATCAGCGCAGaagagagaagatggaggacAAACTGGCAAG GCAGAGGGTTAAAGAAAAGATCGCAcgggacagagaggagagagcacaAAAG tttggtGGCGGTGGAACGCCGAGTGCAGCTGCATCGTCCCAACCTGCCCAGCCCAGCCCGTCGTCGCCCACCAGTCACGGCCCCCCACCTACTAAGAAGGAGTATGATGAGTCCAGGATACAG GTCCGTCTGCTGGACGGCTCGACCATCACAACAGCCTTCAAGGCTCAGGAGCCGCTGGCGGCGGTGCGTGTCTACGTACAGATGAACAGCAACACGCCTGAGGGTCAGGACATCTCACTGCTGTCACCCTACCCTCGCCACGAATACACCGAACTGGACATGGAGAAGCCCCTCAAAGAGCTGG GTTTGGTGCCTTCAGCTGTGCTGGTTGTTACCAAAAAGTGA
- the si:ch211-114c17.1 gene encoding pre-mRNA-processing factor 39, with protein MAAEGSEGMSGNGELDESSAMEASQDPASLPTEMVEMSEENGSTAEAPEPPVGPNPDSFSMPPAAEDEEGEIPADFERLWKAAHDNPQDFTSWTDLLQYCEQESHVTASRRALEAFLARYPLCYGYWKKFADLERRAGYNNKAEEVCVQGLQVIPLSVDLWIHFINLLLGTLDMNLPESPTRIRSVFEDAVHAAGLDFHSDRLWDLYIEWEKEQGNMRNATSVLDRVLRVPTQLYNTHYDKFKEHLNSHEPKDVLSPEEYEELRTLCRQSQKAERAEQAQEEEAERPPGEEEPATPEGTDTEELMQKIREQVLIRRDKVYQDNEGEVRKRWHFEDAIKRPYFHVKPLDRLQLRAWHSYLDWEIAQLNKDTKDPNQDPDQTATEGSEVTAQPQEESEDAVVAHDDYRVRILFERCLIACALYEEFWTRYTQYLEAQNVDEARAVFRRACEVHLTYKPNIHMHWATFEERHGDLTEARRVLEALEKTLPGLAVVRLRRAALERRAGHLDHSEALLREAVAESKEKPMLHAFYSIKLARLLLKLGRNPSRARRVLQEALDISPDNDKLHLNLLELEVSGDPWASAEAVQECVTRALAAPLAPHTKILFSQRGLQFAEDYSNSIQSVLTVYEEHQKLLRELGGTKREAENGDEDSEKLSKSDDGSAVAVSAQAPPTMPHVPITTPPPPVMGADMTAQTGYGGYSSWYQQPQYGSYGYQNTWNYNQGYYPPS; from the exons CCATGGAGGCTTCTCAGGATCCTGCCTCGCTTCCGACCGAGATGGTAGAGATGTCGGAAGAAAACGGCAGTACGGCCGAGGCCCCCGAACCTCCCGTAGGCCCAAACCCCGATTCCTTCTCCATGCCTCCAGCTGCAGAAGACGAAGAGGGAGAAATACCTGCAGACTTTGAGCGCCTGTGGAAGGCCGCCCACGACAATCCTCAAGACTTCACCAGCTGGACCGACTTGCTGCAGTACTGCGAGCAAGAG AGTCACGTCACAGCCTCACGCAGAGCGCTAGAGGCCTTCCTCGCTCGCTACCCGCTCTGCTACGGCTACTGGAAGAAATTCGCTGATCTGGAGCGCCGCGCTGGATACAACAACAAAGCAGAGGAG gtgtgtgttcagggtttGCAGGTAATCCCTCTGAGCGTAGATCTGTGGATCCACTTCATCAACCTGCTGCTGGGAACACTGGACATGAACCTGCCCGAGTCGCCCACACGGATTCGAAG TGTGTTTGAGGACGCGGTTCATGCAGCAGGTCTGGACTTCCACTCAGACCGACTTTGGGATCTTTATATTGAGTGGGAGAAGGAACAGGGGAACATGAGGAACGCAACAAGTGTCCTGGACAGAGTCCTCAGAGTCCCCACCCAGCTCTACAACACCCACTACGACAA GTTCAAGGAACACCTCAACAGCCACGAGCCCAAAGACGTTCTCTCACCGGAGGAGTACGAGGAGCTGAGGACGTTGTGCCGTCAGAGTCAGAAGGCAGAGCGTGCTGAACAGgcccaggaggaggaggcggagaggcCGCCGGGGGAGGAGGAGCCCGCCACACCCGAGggcacagacaca GAGGAATTGATGCAGAAGATCAGGGAACAGGTGCTGATCCGCAGGGACAAAGTTTACCAGGACAACGAAGGAGAAGTCCGCAAGAGATGGCACTTTGAAGACGCT ATCAAACGTCCGTACTTCCACGTCAAGCCACTCGACCGCCTCCAGCTGCGGGCCTGGCACTCCTACCTGGACTGGGAGATCGCTCAGCTGAACAAGGACACCAAAGACCCCAACCAAG ATCCAGACCAGACAGCCAcagaggggtcagaggtcacagcccAACCTCAGGAAGAATCAGAGGATGCTGTGGTTGCCCATGACGACTACAGGGTTCGCATCTTGTTTGAGCGGTGCCTGATCGCCTGTGCTCTGTACGAGGAGTTCTGGACCAGG tACACTCAGTACCTGGAGGCGCAGAATGTGGATGAGGCTCGGGCTGTTTTCAGGCGAGCGTGTGAGGTTCACCTGACGTACAAACCCAACATCCACATGCACTGGGCCACCTTTGAGGAAAGGCATG GTGACTTAACCGAGGCACGACGAGTACTGGAAGCCCTGGAGAAAACCCTACCAGGATTGGCGGTGGTCCGTCTTCGCAGGGCGGCTTTAGAGAGACGAGCAGGCCACCTGGATCATTCAGAGGCCTTGCTGCGGGAGGCGGTGGCAGAATCCAAAGAGAAGCCCATGTTACACGCTTTCTACTCCATCAAACTGGCTCGTCTGCTGCTGAAACTGGGCAGGAACCCCAGCAGAGCACGCAGGGTTTTACAGGAGGCGCTGGATATCAGTCCG GATAATGATAAACTGCACTTGAACCTGTTGGAGTTGGAGGTGTCGGGCGACCCCTGGGCTTCAGCTGAGGCCGTGCAGGAGTGTGTGACGCGAGCCCTGGCAGCTCCCCTCGCCCCACACACCAAGATCCTCTTCTCACAGAGAGGCCTGCAGTTCGCCGAGGACTACAGCAACTCGATCCAgag tgtgcTGACTGTCTATGAGGAGCATCAGAAACTGCTGAGGGAGCTGGGTGGAacaaagagagaagcagagaacGG GGACGAGGACTCGGAAAAGCTGAGCAAAAGTGACGACGGCTCCGCTGTTGCTGTGTCTGCACAAGCTCCACCTACCATGCCACACGTCCCCAtcaccacgccccctccacctGTGATGGGCGCCGACATGACCGCACAGACCGGCTACGGGGGATACAGCAGCTGGTACCAG CAACCGCAGTACGGCAGCTACGGTTACCAGAACACCTGGAACTACAACCAGGGTTACTATCCTCCTAGTTAA
- the ubxn1 gene encoding UBX domain-containing protein 1 isoform X1, with the protein MVKMAEQTTLESLLEMGFERNRAEKAVAKTGNQGIEQAMDWLMEHENDPDIDEPYVPPVGNVLGGAADGQSTAEQPTLADTAEEGDGSNNNSEESENKSMSEEERLEQVKRLEELMRVKQAERREREREEELEREKQRRKQGQELQQIRQKLQDDDMKKLADQRRREKMEDKLARQRVKEKIARDREERAQKFGGGGTPSAAASSQPAQPSPSSPTSHGPPPTKKEYDESRIQVRLLDGSTITTAFKAQEPLAAVRVYVQMNSNTPEGQDISLLSPYPRHEYTELDMEKPLKELGLVPSAVLVVTKK; encoded by the exons ATG gtCAAAATGGCAGAGCAAACAACACTAGAGAGCCTGCTGGAGATGGGCTTTGAGAGAAACAGAGC ggagaaGGCGGTGGCCAAAACAGGAAACCAGGGAATAGAGCAAGCCATGGACTG GTTAATGGAACATGAGAACGACCCAGACATCGACGAGCCCTATGTGCCGCCTGTGGGGAACGTCCTGGGGGGAGCAGCAGACGGCCAGTCCACCGCTGAACAGCCAACACTAGCAGACACTGCTGAAG AAGGAGACGGCAGCAACAATAATAGCGAGGAAAGTGAAAATAAGTcaatgtcagaggaggagagacttGAGCAAGTTAAAag GCTAGAGGAGCTGATGCGGGTGAAGCAGGCGGAgagaagagagcgagagcgGGAGGAAGAGTTGGAGAGGGAAAAGCAGCGGAGGAAACAGGGCCAAGAGCTGCAGCAGATTCGCCAAAAGCTGCAGGATGATGATATGAAAAAACTCGCTGATCAGCGCAGaagagagaagatggaggacAAACTGGCAAG GCAGAGGGTTAAAGAAAAGATCGCAcgggacagagaggagagagcacaAAAG tttggtGGCGGTGGAACGCCGAGTGCAGCTGCATCGTCCCAACCTGCCCAGCCCAGCCCGTCGTCGCCCACCAGTCACGGCCCCCCACCTACTAAGAAGGAGTATGATGAGTCCAGGATACAG GTCCGTCTGCTGGACGGCTCGACCATCACAACAGCCTTCAAGGCTCAGGAGCCGCTGGCGGCGGTGCGTGTCTACGTACAGATGAACAGCAACACGCCTGAGGGTCAGGACATCTCACTGCTGTCACCCTACCCTCGCCACGAATACACCGAACTGGACATGGAGAAGCCCCTCAAAGAGCTGG GTTTGGTGCCTTCAGCTGTGCTGGTTGTTACCAAAAAGTGA